A single genomic interval of Aedes aegypti strain LVP_AGWG chromosome 1, AaegL5.0 Primary Assembly, whole genome shotgun sequence harbors:
- the LOC5578631 gene encoding uncharacterized protein LOC5578631, translating into METSLPITVVFLIVLITGAQTKPTQGSCTLTDEDISDIKSAVQKASKAAVNDIVLDPTLIDKCPMLEKITASLKSVATEIVQMRDSAISTDQVDQLKQNFEDQVNQIVKSRDIFEKQSGTQATKEHGEMLERMTALQVKVTELEQQIAKQTASMYEDMAELIFQRLQMNSTESVRSYTKHMMEEKLEELMNKLETNYRIYLGALRFLNHMNDQELIGKVFDGILKRLGDMKADSDDVKENGRNLLVNLLCWTVNNDFLGKKYKERQVDLYRMALKFYPKTYEKAANEADVRSRQFCEENFPANLITWFAVSWNDRG; encoded by the coding sequence ATGGAAACATCTCTTCCAATCACCGTTGTTTTCCTAATAGTTCTGATCACAGGAGCTCAAACCAAACCCACTCAAGGTTCATGTACTTTAACCGATGAGGACATTTCCGACATCAAAAGTGCCGTCCAGAAGGCGTCCAAGGCAGCCGTGAACGATATCGTGCTAGATCCAACCCTAATCGACAAATGTCCAATGTTGGAAAAAATCACCGCAAGCCTCAAATCGGTGGCCACGGAGATAGTCCAGATGCGGGATTCCGCCATTTCCACCGATCAGGTCGATCAGCTGAAGCAGAACTTCGAGGACCAGGTCAACCAAATCGTGAAGAGTCGCGACATCTTCGAGAAGCAATCCGGTACGCAGGCGACGAAGGAGCATGGCGAAATGCTGGAGCGGATGACGGCGCTTCAGGTCAAGGTCACCGAGCTGGAGCAGCAGATCGCCAAACAGACGGCCAGCATGTACGAAGACATGGCCGAGCTGATATTCCAGCGGCTGCAGATGAACAGTACCGAAAGCGTCCGAAGCTACACCAAGCACATGATGGAGGAGAAGTTGGAGGAGTTGATGAACAAACTGGAGACGAACTACCGGATCTACTTGGGGGCGTTGCGGTTCCTGAATCACATGAATGATCAGGAACTGATCGGTAAGGTATTCGATGGAATTCTGAAGCGGCTGGGAGATATGAAGGCGGACAGTGATGACGTCAAGGAGAACGGCAGGAACCTGCTGGTGAATCTTCTTTGCTGGACGGTGAACAACGACTTTTTGGGAAAGAAATATAAGGAGAGACAAGTCGATCTGTACAGGATGGCGCTCAAATTTTACCCAAAAACGTATGAAAAGGCAGCGAATGAGGCGGATGTTCGCAGCCGCCAGTTTTGCGAGGAAAATTTTCCGGCCAATTTGATCACGTGGTTCGCCGTGTCATGGAATGATAGGGGTTGA